A window of the Gammaproteobacteria bacterium genome harbors these coding sequences:
- the lpxB gene encoding lipid-A-disaccharide synthase — MFTEHSRQPGLVSHEERGAPVRLGIVAGETSGDLIGAGLIRELKKRLPNVIVEGIGGPRMQAEGCVSHHEMERLSVMGLDGIAKIPEILRIRRQLAERFLKTPPDLFIGIDVPDFNLTLEQRLRSAGITTVHYVSPTVWAWRRYRLRKIKRAVDHMLTIFPFEARYYEEHHVPVTFVGHPLADEIPEDYDPREMRQRLGLPLAGTLVALLPGSRRGELRWHAALFVRSAQWLYARHPELHFVAPFASADTQMLFEQALIEEGATNLPITRLLHRSREALAASDVVLAKSGTSTLEAALLRKPMVVTYRVSALTYGFARLFVRVRHYALPNLLAGRQLVPELIQSDAVPEKLGRAIEQYLEHPEQAQSVQIALAEMHASLKQNADVRAAEAVVRILAVRLGGS; from the coding sequence ATGTTCACTGAACATTCGCGCCAGCCCGGCCTTGTTTCCCACGAGGAGCGAGGGGCTCCTGTAAGGTTGGGCATTGTCGCCGGTGAAACGTCGGGTGATTTGATCGGCGCCGGCCTAATCCGCGAACTCAAGAAGCGGTTGCCGAACGTGATCGTCGAAGGTATCGGCGGTCCGCGCATGCAGGCCGAGGGCTGTGTCTCACACCATGAGATGGAGCGCCTGTCGGTCATGGGCCTCGATGGCATCGCCAAGATCCCGGAGATTCTTCGCATTCGTCGGCAATTGGCCGAACGTTTCCTGAAGACGCCGCCGGATCTTTTTATCGGTATCGATGTCCCGGACTTCAATCTCACGCTGGAACAACGCTTGCGATCTGCCGGTATTACCACGGTGCATTACGTCAGCCCAACAGTATGGGCGTGGCGTCGTTATCGACTGCGCAAGATCAAACGCGCGGTAGATCACATGCTGACGATATTCCCGTTCGAAGCGCGTTATTACGAGGAGCATCACGTCCCGGTGACGTTCGTCGGTCATCCACTGGCTGATGAAATTCCCGAAGACTATGATCCGCGGGAGATGCGCCAGCGCCTCGGCTTACCGCTCGCCGGCACTCTCGTTGCATTGCTGCCCGGTAGTCGACGCGGTGAGTTGCGCTGGCATGCGGCCTTATTTGTGCGCAGCGCCCAGTGGCTATATGCGCGTCATCCAGAGCTCCATTTCGTCGCGCCGTTTGCCAGCGCCGATACACAAATGTTGTTCGAACAGGCGCTGATAGAAGAGGGTGCGACTAATTTGCCGATCACGCGCTTGCTGCATCGCTCACGCGAAGCATTGGCAGCGAGCGACGTGGTGCTGGCAAAATCCGGCACGTCGACGCTGGAAGCGGCGTTGCTCAGGAAACCGATGGTAGTGACGTATCGGGTGTCGGCGCTGACGTATGGATTCGCGCGCCTTTTTGTGCGCGTGCGCCACTATGCGTTGCCGAATCTCCTTGCTGGCCGACAGCTTGTGCCCGAGCTGATACAAAGTGATGCGGTACCGGAGAAACTGGGACGCGCCATCGAACAATATTTAGAACATCCGGAGCAAGCGCAGTCAGTACAGATCGCGTTAGCGGAGATGCATGCATCGCTCAAGCAGAATGCGGATGTGCGGGCGGCGGAGGCGGTGGTGCGGATTTTGGCGGTACGGTTGGGGGGTAGTTGA
- a CDS encoding type II secretion system protein N has product MSDSRRLAGVAGYVVLAVICYLLFLVVTLPATLLATVAQRFSDGVVTLNGASGTIWHGEGEIYAGTPAASVQHLGRLHWHINPLRLFIGQAELSLKLDGAAMRGEAQLRLARKAWAVRELKATLPVHLAALLYAPASFFEPTGTIELQSNSLDLNATGLTGQAEAVWRGAGGRFVGPAGLGDYRLHINGAGENAAIQLSTERGDLQLSGQGQWHVTGDGEIRFTGSATPASDSGAKLEPALRVLGRDLGGGRRELRFNSRLPLVKQLGL; this is encoded by the coding sequence ATGAGCGACAGTCGCCGGCTCGCCGGCGTGGCGGGCTATGTCGTGCTCGCCGTCATTTGTTATTTACTATTTTTGGTGGTTACGTTGCCGGCGACGTTACTAGCTACCGTCGCCCAACGTTTCAGTGACGGCGTGGTCACGCTCAATGGCGCCAGCGGCACCATCTGGCACGGCGAAGGCGAGATCTACGCTGGCACGCCGGCCGCGAGCGTGCAGCATCTGGGCAGGCTCCATTGGCACATCAATCCGCTGCGGTTGTTCATCGGTCAGGCCGAGCTGTCCTTGAAGCTGGACGGCGCCGCCATGCGTGGCGAGGCACAATTACGTCTCGCCCGCAAAGCGTGGGCGGTACGCGAGCTCAAAGCGACCTTGCCGGTACACCTCGCCGCGCTACTTTATGCACCTGCCTCGTTCTTCGAGCCGACCGGCACCATCGAGCTGCAATCGAACAGTCTCGACCTCAACGCCACTGGACTAACAGGCCAAGCCGAAGCTGTCTGGCGCGGGGCCGGCGGCCGTTTCGTCGGCCCCGCGGGCCTCGGTGACTATCGTTTGCATATCAATGGCGCCGGCGAAAACGCCGCCATTCAGTTGAGTACCGAACGGGGCGATCTACAACTCAGTGGTCAAGGTCAATGGCACGTCACCGGCGACGGCGAAATTCGTTTTACCGGTAGCGCGACACCCGCCAGCGATAGCGGCGCGAAGCTCGAACCGGCGCTGCGCGTACTCGGACGCGATCTCGGTGGTGGTCGACGTGAGCTGCGCTTTAATAGTCGATTGCCGTTGGTGAAGCAGTTGGGGCTTTGA
- a CDS encoding type II secretion system protein M codes for MKAQLDQISNYWRGLSARERLLVGIGGGVAVILLFYVLLLAPLQKDLNRLRVEVPRAQEQLTWMRTQANRIQQLRAATPAAVPGGSLLSFVEQSAQSYGVQQNMKRMEPQGANAVSVALDGVTFNNLLSWLSHLHKQGGVRVDNGSLEPQSAPGVVNARLVLRVANP; via the coding sequence ATGAAGGCTCAACTCGATCAAATCAGCAATTATTGGCGCGGCTTAAGCGCACGCGAACGTTTGCTCGTCGGTATCGGCGGCGGCGTCGCGGTGATTCTATTGTTCTACGTACTGCTGTTGGCACCGTTACAAAAAGACTTGAACCGACTACGGGTCGAAGTCCCGCGCGCGCAAGAACAGTTAACGTGGATGCGCACGCAGGCGAACCGCATTCAACAGTTGCGAGCGGCGACACCCGCCGCCGTACCGGGTGGCAGTTTATTGAGCTTCGTCGAGCAATCGGCACAGTCCTACGGCGTACAGCAAAATATGAAGCGCATGGAGCCGCAGGGAGCGAACGCCGTCAGCGTCGCCCTCGACGGCGTTACTTTCAATAATCTGCTGAGTTGGTTGTCGCATCTACACAAGCAAGGCGGTGTGCGCGTCGACAACGGCAGCCTTGAACCGCAGTCGGCACCCGGCGTCGTCAACGCCCGACTCGTACTGCGCGTCGCCAATCCATGA
- the gspK gene encoding type II secretion system minor pseudopilin GspK has protein sequence MSAYRQRQQGIALVTALLIVAIIAAVATSVGLGQQVWLRQTENLTQLTQAEAFRRGMQAAAGVMLKKDGKDAPQTDNLTEDWAKATLAVSGGVAKISDAQARFNLNNVVDDKTRQVNKEEAAVFRNLLTADGLDPALTEALIDWIDPNPDLSAGGAEDLEYQNENPPRRAANRPLTSASELRMIKGFNKDKEALNRLLQHVIALPKKTPVNVNTASREVIAALANIPVPQAEQIVQLAKTQPFKNKGELDALLKLAPDAKTAAYDVTTSYFIVTVKVSIGNMKQTTESLIERTTGGSSSTKVLWYRQPPLEIPDEDKDKDKT, from the coding sequence TTGAGCGCCTACCGCCAGCGCCAACAGGGCATCGCGTTGGTAACGGCGTTGCTGATCGTTGCCATCATCGCCGCTGTGGCGACATCCGTCGGCCTCGGTCAGCAAGTTTGGTTGCGGCAAACCGAGAATCTCACTCAACTAACGCAAGCAGAAGCATTCCGTCGCGGTATGCAAGCGGCGGCCGGCGTCATGTTGAAGAAAGACGGCAAAGACGCCCCGCAAACCGACAATCTGACCGAAGACTGGGCGAAAGCGACGTTGGCTGTTAGCGGCGGCGTTGCCAAGATCAGCGACGCTCAGGCGCGCTTTAACCTTAATAATGTCGTTGACGATAAAACCCGGCAGGTCAATAAAGAGGAAGCGGCGGTCTTTCGCAATCTGCTTACCGCCGACGGTCTAGATCCGGCGCTGACCGAAGCATTGATCGACTGGATAGATCCGAACCCGGATTTGTCCGCCGGCGGCGCCGAAGATCTCGAATATCAAAACGAGAACCCGCCACGCCGCGCCGCCAATCGACCGCTGACGAGCGCCAGTGAATTGCGCATGATCAAAGGCTTCAATAAAGACAAAGAAGCGCTCAACCGGTTGTTGCAACATGTCATCGCGCTGCCGAAAAAGACGCCGGTCAACGTCAATACCGCGTCACGCGAGGTCATCGCCGCACTCGCCAATATACCGGTGCCGCAGGCTGAGCAAATCGTGCAATTAGCGAAAACCCAGCCTTTCAAAAATAAAGGCGAGTTGGACGCCCTTTTAAAATTAGCGCCCGATGCAAAAACCGCTGCCTATGATGTAACGACCAGCTATTTTATAGTGACGGTCAAGGTGAGCATCGGGAACATGAAACAAACCACCGAAAGCCTGATCGAACGCACTACCGGCGGTAGCAGCAGCACAAAAGTTTTGTGGTACCGCCAACCACCGCTTGAGATTCCCGATGAAGATAAAGATAAAGACAAAACTTAA
- the gspJ gene encoding type II secretion system minor pseudopilin GspJ, protein MKRAHGFTLLEVIIAIAVFAIFSAMAYGGLMRLLENRDRVDAERAFWREISLCFVRIRQDVSLVRNRPIRDTNNEELKPFLGHAPDPRALAAPDMEFTRGGLLVLSDTTGDLQRVGYRLQEGRLMRLTWPVVDRAPLTKADATPVLQNVEEFAVRFLDEGSTYSDWPPPPQTTTGNNTPSDFPDGVEVTVVIKDHGKFTRTFVVGAQN, encoded by the coding sequence ATGAAGCGCGCACACGGGTTCACGCTGCTGGAAGTAATAATCGCGATTGCCGTGTTCGCCATTTTCTCGGCGATGGCTTACGGCGGCTTGATGCGACTACTCGAGAACCGCGATCGAGTCGACGCCGAACGCGCATTCTGGCGCGAGATCTCGCTTTGCTTCGTGCGCATTCGCCAAGATGTTTCGTTGGTGCGCAATCGCCCGATCCGCGACACGAATAACGAAGAGCTCAAACCCTTTCTCGGCCACGCACCCGATCCGCGCGCCTTGGCAGCGCCGGACATGGAGTTCACGCGCGGCGGCCTGCTGGTGCTATCGGACACAACCGGCGATCTCCAGCGCGTCGGGTACCGCCTGCAAGAAGGAAGACTGATGCGTCTGACGTGGCCGGTGGTCGACCGCGCACCGCTGACAAAAGCGGACGCGACACCGGTACTACAGAACGTCGAGGAATTCGCAGTGCGCTTCCTGGACGAGGGCTCGACCTACTCCGATTGGCCGCCGCCGCCACAAACCACCACCGGCAATAACACCCCCTCCGACTTTCCCGACGGAGTGGAGGTGACTGTAGTCATCAAAGACCACGGCAAATTCACGCGCACGTTCGTCGTCGGAGCCCAAAATTGA
- the gspI gene encoding type II secretion system minor pseudopilin GspI, which produces MARYGHPGPLNPPRHNNALKKSGTGLFRGATTTAGFTLIEVLVALAVLAIAMAAALSSVGQSISLSISMRERTVALWVAEERAAHHQLESSVWPGLGTTDGTLDLAGQKWRWHERVYGTETADLRLVDIEVRTVDSEHVLAQLTAALPKP; this is translated from the coding sequence ATGGCCAGATACGGGCATCCCGGTCCATTGAACCCGCCGCGGCATAACAACGCACTCAAAAAGTCCGGCACCGGACTTTTTCGAGGAGCGACAACAACGGCTGGCTTTACGCTGATCGAGGTGCTCGTCGCCCTCGCCGTGCTCGCCATTGCCATGGCCGCCGCATTAAGTAGCGTGGGTCAATCCATTAGCCTCAGCATCAGCATGCGCGAGCGCACCGTTGCGCTGTGGGTCGCGGAAGAACGGGCGGCACACCATCAGCTGGAATCATCCGTCTGGCCCGGCCTCGGCACAACCGACGGCACGCTCGACCTCGCCGGGCAAAAATGGCGTTGGCATGAACGCGTGTACGGCACCGAAACCGCCGATCTACGGCTGGTGGATATCGAAGTGCGAACCGTCGACTCCGAGCATGTGCTGGCGCAACTTACAGCCGCCTTACCCAAGCCATGA
- a CDS encoding GspH/FimT family protein, producing the protein MAARGFTLIEIAVVLLLMVIVLGFVGVRLERDDNDMVHDEASRLVLALQGAQQQAILEGRLYAFELRRDGYGFLQFDADGKPAKIGSADPLGPHALSYHITLNPIKSATSDAKKRTDIVYFDPSGALDPFTFVLELHDSVWYVQGQNDGQIRASRSIEPAAA; encoded by the coding sequence TTGGCCGCGCGCGGGTTTACGTTAATAGAAATCGCCGTTGTGCTGCTGTTGATGGTGATCGTGCTTGGCTTTGTCGGTGTCCGGCTCGAGCGTGACGACAACGATATGGTGCACGACGAAGCCAGCCGCTTGGTGTTGGCATTGCAGGGCGCTCAACAGCAAGCGATCCTCGAGGGTCGCTTATATGCGTTCGAGCTGCGGCGCGATGGCTATGGATTTCTGCAATTCGATGCCGACGGCAAGCCGGCGAAGATCGGGTCTGCCGATCCGCTCGGTCCCCATGCGCTGTCATATCACATAACACTCAACCCGATTAAATCCGCTACCAGCGACGCAAAAAAACGCACCGATATCGTTTATTTCGATCCTAGCGGCGCACTCGATCCATTTACCTTCGTGCTCGAGCTCCATGACAGCGTTTGGTACGTCCAAGGGCAAAACGATGGCCAGATACGGGCATCCCGGTCCATTGAACCCGCCGCGGCATAA
- the gspG gene encoding type II secretion system major pseudopilin GspG translates to MSPTKTIRRTRARGFTLIEILVVLVILGILVGLLAPRVMDRPDQARVVAAKNNVNVVINALKMYRLDNGGYPTSEQGLTALVRRPETGDVPRNWKSGGYLDNAAQLKDPWNNDYLYENVGGSIQVISLGADGQPGGEGYNADVSSENAQ, encoded by the coding sequence ATGTCACCCACAAAAACGATTCGCCGTACACGCGCTCGCGGTTTTACCCTGATCGAGATCCTCGTGGTGTTAGTCATCCTCGGTATTCTCGTCGGCCTGCTGGCGCCACGCGTCATGGACCGGCCCGATCAGGCGCGCGTGGTAGCGGCAAAGAACAACGTCAACGTCGTTATCAATGCGCTCAAGATGTATCGCCTCGATAACGGCGGTTATCCGACCAGCGAACAGGGTTTGACGGCGCTGGTACGCCGTCCCGAGACCGGCGACGTTCCGCGCAACTGGAAGAGCGGCGGCTATCTCGACAACGCCGCGCAGCTGAAGGATCCCTGGAACAATGATTACCTTTACGAGAACGTCGGCGGGTCGATCCAAGTGATCAGTCTTGGTGCCGACGGTCAACCGGGCGGCGAAGGTTACAACGCCGACGTCAGCTCCGAGAACGCGCAGTAG